tttctctgcatgttttgttagccccctttcatgctgttctacattggtcaggaccactacagatcaggtattatttgggtggtggatcattctcagcactgcagtgacactgacatggtggtggtgtgttagtgtatgttgtgctggtatgagtggataagacacagcagtgctgctggagtttttaaacacctcgctgtcactgctggactgagaatagtccaccaaccaaaaaaccccaaacaacagtgccctgtgggtagcagcctgtgaccactgatgaaggtctagaagatgaccaactcaaacaagcaatagataagcgatcgtctctgactttacatctacaaaggtggaccaactaggtaggagtgtctaatagagtggacagtgagtggacacagtatttaaaaactccagcagtgcagctgtttctgatccatgtgtaattaataatacctgctctgtagtggtcctgaccattgaagaacattgtaaaagcaggctgaaaaagtatgtagagaaacaaatggacaacagtcagtaattgtagaactacaaagtgcttctatatggtaagtgaagctgataaaatggacagtgtgtgtagaaacaaggaggtggttttaatgttatggctgatcagtgtgtgtgtgtatacgtgtatatgtgtatatgtatatatactgtatatatatatatatatatatatatatatatacagtacatcagtATTTGGTTTGATGTCTCTTACCCTTTCTTTACCTTGATCACCTGCTTTTGATAGACATTAGACATCAACAAGCTTCTGGTACAATTCTGGTCAGATCTTTGACTTCTTCACTTGGCAGAATTGgtgttcattcattcaaactGATTGATTTCCTGACCTAGACATGTATTGTCTTCCTACTAGTCCACATTTTATGTTCAAAAAATATAGGACTTTAGCGAGGCCAGTACAAAAGATCATTttagtatgagtgtgtgtatttgtattggTTCTTTGCCCTGGTGAAACGCCCAACACTGTCTGAGATTTAACCCATTGTCCAGATATAACAGATTTAATGACAGTAGACCCAGATTTCTATTTTCTTTTGCTGCTCAGTGGTCCAGTTTCTGTGCTCTATATaccttattatatatatttgtgcATTGTCCTTTGTATAAACATTTTCTAAATGACAGCTTCTGTCATAAATTCCACCTAATTAATCTAATTAGTAGTTTCTACTATTCCTGTTTGATAGTTTTGAATTGTGACCACTGTTTCTATTTGCTTATGTGCTTTCTCTATGTGATACTGTGTCTATAACTAAAGACTGTGACACTTTTTCAAGTAAGTAACATGTACTTTGGGCAGTCAATGTTTGGCTTTAATTGATGGAGCCTCATGTTATTATCAACATGCTTATAGACAGAGCTCTTTTATAGCTGTGCAGCTCTGTACAGAGTCAGGATTCTTTTTATGTACtgtttctaatattttattcaCCACCTGTACAATTCAGGTAATAAATCATGTTACCCCTTACCTGCAGTTTGGACGATAATAGCTCTACACTTTTGGATAATGAACTTTCAGTGACATTTGACTGGTTAAATAATttctaaatataaattaatagaCAAAAAATGTTTTCTACTGATGTTATAATGTGTAATTGTCATCATTATCATCACAGGTCATTTCCCACATCCTTAGCTTTCTTCATTCATCGGATCGAAAGGAGGCCTCACTGGTGTGTAGAAGCTGGTATGAAGCCAGCCAAGATCACCAGTTTCaggttcattaattaatttagtttCCCTTAACTTTTAAATGACAGTTGCTTGGtaatagttattttatttactcatcTTGCTCTTTTTATCAGAGAAATGTCACCTTCCATTTCCCGGCCTGCACATCATCTTTGGGTTTTATCCGTGGTCTTGCTCAGCGCTCTCAATGCAGTCTGATAATCAGTCATGTGGACAATTCCAGCCTTTCACGGCAGGTTCTGGAGGAGCTCAGGGTTCATCTTGGTCCTCAGATAATGGGACTGGCACTGCCGGGGAGCAGCATGTCTGAGTCCTCACTGCTGAACCTGTTACCATGCCTGAGTGGCCTGCGCAAGCTTGACCTTAATGGTCTAGACAGTCTCTTCATGTCAGGAGCTTTTCTTAGCCGCGAGGAACAACGGCAGAAGGTGAGACTTTTAACACAACAGTCATAAACATGAGAAACCTTTAACAGATGGTAATCACAAGTTTAGTCTTAATTTAAAATCCACTCTTCTACATTTTTAGGTTCGAATTGCACTGAGGAACCTGGAAGAGCTAGACCTGTCTGATCTCCGTTACCTTTCTGATCTCACTTTCAATCGTCTAACAGGCTGCACGCCGAGACTTCGACGTCTAGCGCTCGCTGGCTGTCACATTGCCTTTGAGTTTGACCCTTACCGTGGCTGCCCGGTGGGTCTGGGATCTTCTGCCATGCTCTCTCTAAGAAACCTGCTCAGACTCCTTCGGGATCAGAGCTCAACAGTGTGCTGCCTGGACCTGAGTCGCACCTCCATCACCCCAGAGTCTCTTCGCTTGCTAGCCCAGGTTTCAGATCTTCATCTGAAGGAGCTGAGCTTGCAAGGCTGTAAGGAGCTTACAGATTACTCTATTGAGCTGCTCTGCAGGCACCAGCGGAGCCTCAGGAAACTAGATCTAAGTGCCTGTACCGAGCTGACCAGCCGCAGTGTGCTGACCATAGCTGCCAATCTCAAACAGCTGGAGAGCTTGTCTCTGGCCCGGGACTGGAGAATGACAGATAAAGGATTGGCAGATTTAATGGCACTGCCGAATTTGACATCACTGGACCTGGCTGAGTGTCTGCATGTGAGCGGAGTGGAACTGGTTAAAGGTCTGTCAGCTCCACAGTGCAGAGCTCAGCTGGAGAACCTTAACCTCAGGAACTGCACCTATATCAGGGTAAGCAGTAAATGTCTTGGTGTGCCTGCTAGAATTACATAATCAGACAGGACCATTAGTTTAAGACATGTTTATTGTAATTCAAATCTCAGCACCGCTACCGACCTGGCCGGGCATCCAACAAGCAAAATTGGTTGTCTTTGGGTGGGAAAGTTGGACGGGGTTTCTCCGCTTTGCAATTTGCTACCTTTGCAACTCAATGAGGTGCCAGCTGAGCGACGAAGATACTCCTGACTCTCCATGCATGATAACTCTCTGTGTGTGGCCTCGCCACggtaaataaaaagcatttagcTAATACTATTTGCATGACAGAATGAGGTGGTGTATGCGGCATAGGATCGCCATTCACAGCAGTAAAAAGCAACACTGTATGGCCTTAAGTACGTCTAAATGCTATACATCCAACTTTCTGGTAGCAATTGAGAAACCTTTCCTGTCCcgttcataaagacatggattgaCAAGTTTGGTGCTCCAACCTCGGGAGAATCGTAACAACGATTGTGAGTTTGGCCTTCTCATCTAACATTAGTGCATGTACAAACACATCTACAAATGCTTTTTGTCTGAACAGGTGAAAATTGCTGAATAGGCCAAATGCTGAATGGCTCCCAGGCATGAGAGGAGACCGTTGCTACCTTAATTGGTCAAAGTCAGAGTGTTATAATGTCTAGTCTTTAatcttgatgatgatgatgatgcttaTGATGATAATGTGTGAAGAAATCCAGAACACTAGTACTACATTATGCCAtgtgttaatgttatttatgtgtttactCTCTCTGGTATCAGGATGTTTCCTCACTGGCTCAGTTACTTACCACCAGTTTGAGAGAGCTGGATCTGAGTTCCTGTGTTCACCTCACCGATCCG
The nucleotide sequence above comes from Trichomycterus rosablanca isolate fTriRos1 chromosome 8, fTriRos1.hap1, whole genome shotgun sequence. Encoded proteins:
- the fbxl9 gene encoding uncharacterized protein fbxl9 isoform X1, with amino-acid sequence MMETPALPLEVISHILSFLHSSDRKEASLVCRSWYEASQDHQFQRNVTFHFPACTSSLGFIRGLAQRSQCSLIISHVDNSSLSRQVLEELRVHLGPQIMGLALPGSSMSESSLLNLLPCLSGLRKLDLNGLDSLFMSGAFLSREEQRQKVRIALRNLEELDLSDLRYLSDLTFNRLTGCTPRLRRLALAGCHIAFEFDPYRGCPVGLGSSAMLSLRNLLRLLRDQSSTVCCLDLSRTSITPESLRLLAQVSDLHLKELSLQGCKELTDYSIELLCRHQRSLRKLDLSACTELTSRSVLTIAANLKQLESLSLARDWRMTDKGLADLMALPNLTSLDLAECLHVSGVELVKGLSAPQCRAQLENLNLRNCTYIRDVSSLAQLLTTSLRELDLSSCVHLTDPSVRAIISHLPGLVKLRLGFCKEITDWGLMGMKEPTDSYKPSKDMEDKGLSFTRTFGNMGFFQPPSMPFEDKPRLVTDEDLGAFREQEAASLRALKGLQELDLTACSKLTDCSITEVLRFPELQRLSLSMLPEISDESLVSVSLHCRCLTSLALSRCNRITDEGLVRALPHLHRLQHLQLAYCNAITDRSLNLIVQHCRRLRTLDISMCKDITVTKVDFLQSHLPFLEEVHYRFVGGADLILTL
- the fbxl9 gene encoding uncharacterized protein fbxl9 isoform X2, encoding MMETPALPLEVISHILSFLHSSDRKEASLVCRSWYEASQDHQFQRNVTFHFPACTSSLGFIRGLAQRSQCSLIISHVDNSSLSRQVLEELRVHLGPQIMGLALPGSSMSESSLLNLLPCLSGLRKLDLNGLDSLFMSGAFLSREEQRQKVRIALRNLEELDLSDLRYLSDLTFNRLTGCTPRLRRLALAGCHIAFEFDPYRGCPVGLGSSAMLSLRNLLRLLRDQSSTVCCLDLSRTSITPESLRLLAQVSDLHLKELSLQGCKELTDYSIELLCRHQRSLRKLDLSACTELTSRSVLTIAANLKQLESLSLARDWRMTDKGLADLMALPNLTSLDLAECLHVSGVELVKGLSAPQCRAQLENLNLRNCTYIRDVSSLAQLLTTSLRELDLSSCVHLTDPSVRAIISHLPGLVKLRLGFCKEITDWGLMGMKEPTDSYKPSKDMEDKGLSFTRTFGNMGFFQPPSMPFEDKPRLVTDEDLGAFREQEAASLRALKGLQELDLTACSKLTDCSITEVGATLP